In a single window of the Cydia amplana chromosome 4, ilCydAmpl1.1, whole genome shotgun sequence genome:
- the LOC134663186 gene encoding endoribonuclease CG2145-like, which translates to MFDKHLSVIFTIFMCFYVNQCLEIDKSRRYNQNSDFLLHEATGSLQYQGQTQTNSDKRDYVAPSFSSQSPSSTSHQTTANTATSPKRDFVNPTGKRDYVSPSTFSTQSLGTSQHTTAKPSSTAPRRDFVNPKFTTPKPLDNSQHHQKRPGQVQDLVNFFDSKSNNGVVTPKPPSYSSILQGTTKQGSTVTVWGGTKVNQPVTDATPKLPPGQTTKSYSSILSGSNAQSTLKPSTKPSFSISRVTSPTPRPVSPQLPSAILNNNKNNNQPSSSNGPSDAELQSLSEELLRKDTNNAAKYVTINYQEKTTSQSTEDKAPLPLLTVSQAAWNIPTIQKFVPLLDNYERDTLVNEYVTPQERNEENAFMDVIMSTTVIRHMMNFLKEKGYVTPDPRQQRDFLKQLWFGLYSRGKGKISSSGFEHIFVSELRNGEVLGLHNWIYFAKEEAANRVNYLGYLKYLPIGDKGAVMKLHFNQNGADKPVDTMFVGTSPELEVALYTICFVTRADNDCRLKLANKDVQIISHTFRYRSKNLIGSAYPQI; encoded by the exons ATGTTTGATAAACATTTATCTGTGATATTTACGATATTCATGTGTTTTTATGTTAATCAGT GTCTGGAGATTGATAAGTCACGACGATACAATCAAAACTCGGATTTTCTGCTACATGAAGCTACAGGGTCATTACAATATCAAGGGCAGACACAGACAAACTCAGACAAACGAGATTATGTAGCCCCTTCATTTTCATCACAATCTCCATCCAGTACTTCACATCAAACTACTGCTAATACTGCAACATCGCCAAAAAGAGACTTTGTTAATCCCACTGGAAAGAGAGATTACGTATCGCCATCTACATTTTCAACACAATCACTCGGAACTTCGCAACACACCACAGCAAAACCATCAAGCACAGCTCCTAGAAGAGACTTCGTTAACCCGAAATTCACAACTCCAAAGCCTTTAGATAATTCTCAACATCATCAAAAACGACCTGGACAAGTGCAAGACCTAGTAAACTTTTTTGATAGTAAAAGCAATAACGGAGTTGTAACACCAAAGCCACCATCTTACAGCTCCATCTTGCAAGGAACAACTAAACAAGGCTCCACTGTAACGGTCTGGGGAGGTACGAAAGTAAATCAGCCTGTTACAGATGCTACACCGAAACTGCCTCCAGGACAAACGACCAAAAGTTACAGTTCTATTTTGTCAGGGTCTAATGCTCAAAGTACTTTAAAGCCCTCAACGAAACCTTCATTTTCAATATCAAGAGTTACGTCACCAACGCCAAGACCGGTGTCTCCACAATTGCCAAGTGcaattttaaataacaataaaaataataaccaaCCCAGTAGTTCCAATGGTCCAAGTGATGCCGAACTTCAATCGTTAAGTGAAGAGCTTTTGAGGAAGGATACTAATAATGCGGCAAAGTATGTAACTATTAATTATCAAGAAAAAACAACATCCCAATCAACAGAAGATAAGGCGCCACTGCC ATTACTAACAGTTTCACAAGCAGCCTGGAACATTCCGACAATTCAAAAATTTGTACCTCTATTAGATAATTACGAAAGGGATACTCTTGTTAATGAATATGTTACTCCACAG GAAAGAAACGAAGAAAATGCTTTTATGGACGTTATCATGTCTACTACCGTCATACGTCACATGATGAACTTCTTGAAGGAAAAAG GATATGTTACACCGGATCCAAGACAGCAGCGTGATTTTCTAAAGCAGTTGTGGTTTGGATTGTATTCAAGAGGTAAAGGAAAAATAAGCAGTTCAGGATTTGAACATATTTTTGTTTCTGAATTAAGGAACGGAGAAGTTTTGG GACTGcataactggatttattttgcTAAAGAAGAGGCAGCAAACAGGGTCAACTATTTGGGATACCTTAAATACTTGCCCATTGGTGAC aaaGGAGCTGTAATGAAACTCCACTTTAACCAGAATGGTGCTGACAAACCTGTTGATACTATGTTCGTTGGAACATCGCCGGAACTGGAAGTAGCACTGTACACTATTTGTTTTGTTACTCGTGCTGATAATGACTGCAGGCTGAAGCTGGCCAATAAAGATGTCCAAATAATATCTCACACATTCCGCTATCGTAGCAAAAATTTAATTGGTAGTGCTTATCCTCAAATCTAA